In the Mycobacteriales bacterium genome, ACGTGATGAGGCCGCCCATCGAGTTGCCCATCAACACGACCGGTTCGCCGAGCACCTCACGGATGTAACGGTCGAGCAGCGCCCGGTTGGCCGGAACGGAGGTCGGCCGCCCCGCGGCCGGCGACAAGCCGTGGCCGGCGAGGTCGATCGCGACCACCCGGCACCGCTCGGTGAGCAGCGGAGCGACCGCGAGCCAGTTCCATGCCGAGCCGCCGAGCCCGTGGACCGCGACGATCAGCGGGCCGTGCTCGGGACCGCCGAAGTCGACGTAGTGCGTGGGGCCGCCCAGGTCGACCACGTGGTCGACGGCGGCAGGTGCGGTGGTCACGCGACAACGATGCCCTACCGCTGCATCGCGGCGGTAGCGTCGGGTGCCGGGAACCTCGACGGCCGGCGGTCCGGAACGGAGAGCACATGACAGACCTGGTACCGCCCAGGGCCGAGTTTCCGTACGGGACGATCGAGGCGGACGACCTGCTCGACAGCCTCGACGACCTCGAGATCGACGTACTGATCGACGACGACGGCGAGCCGACGTTGCTCGACGCCGAGGGCAACAAGGTCGAGACCTGGCGCGAGGGCTACCCGTACGACCACCGCATGACCCGCCTGGACTACGAGCGGACCAAGCGCCTGCTGCAGATCGAGCTGCTCAAGCTGCAGTCGTGGGTCAAGTCGGAGGGCCGCCGGCTCATCCTGCTCTTCGAGGGCCGCGACGCGGCCGGCAAGGGTGGCACCATCCGGCGTTACACCGAGCACTTGAACCCGCGCGGCGCCCGGGTCGTGGCGCTCGAGAAGCCGACCGACGTTCAGCGCGGCCAGTGGTACTTCCAGCGTTACGTCGAACAGCTGCCGGCGGCCGGCGAGATCGTCTTCTTCGACCGGTCCTGGTACAACCGCGCCGGCGTCGAGCGCGTGATGGGGTTCTGCTCGGACGATGAGTACGAG is a window encoding:
- the ppk2 gene encoding polyphosphate kinase 2, with translation MTDLVPPRAEFPYGTIEADDLLDSLDDLEIDVLIDDDGEPTLLDAEGNKVETWREGYPYDHRMTRLDYERTKRLLQIELLKLQSWVKSEGRRLILLFEGRDAAGKGGTIRRYTEHLNPRGARVVALEKPTDVQRGQWYFQRYVEQLPAAGEIVFFDRSWYNRAGVERVMGFCSDDEYELFMQQAPPFEQMLVEDGIDLVKFWFSVTQSEQRTRFTLRRVDPVKQWKLSPMDLASLDKWDEYTEAKEQMFQRTHTGFAPWTVVKSNDKRRGRIESMRHVLSRFDYPGKSAAVVGRPDPALVGTPDEVYEER